The proteins below come from a single Oligoflexus sp. genomic window:
- a CDS encoding type IV toxin-antitoxin system AbiEi family antitoxin domain-containing protein translates to MILRQNVKFTLISFITPRGQMASSRAQKQTDAILKSLGIFRASDAIEKGISQPSLSRMAKEGTLVRLEHGIFMHRDFDKPEHVDFIVACLRTGPDSVIGGLTALAYYVLVEQVPTQTWVMIPNSNKGTYKNYRVLRTKHDPKVEIVDNATWRIVTIERAILEAFAYSTKMGYQTALTAARTALAEKKTTESKLQNAAKRLGIRPLLIKNWEAITTK, encoded by the coding sequence ATGATTTTGAGGCAAAATGTAAAATTTACCTTGATTTCATTCATCACTCCTAGAGGTCAAATGGCATCCAGCAGAGCACAGAAGCAAACTGACGCAATCTTAAAATCTCTTGGCATTTTCCGTGCTTCCGACGCTATCGAAAAGGGCATCTCCCAACCCTCACTCTCGAGAATGGCAAAAGAAGGTACTCTTGTGCGTCTGGAACACGGAATTTTCATGCATCGCGATTTCGATAAACCGGAGCATGTGGATTTTATTGTTGCCTGTCTTCGCACGGGTCCAGACTCTGTCATAGGTGGTCTTACTGCGCTCGCCTATTATGTGCTGGTTGAACAAGTACCGACGCAAACTTGGGTTATGATTCCAAACTCGAATAAAGGTACCTACAAAAACTACCGAGTCTTAAGAACCAAGCATGACCCGAAGGTCGAAATTGTCGACAATGCCACATGGCGTATTGTTACTATCGAACGTGCAATTCTGGAAGCCTTCGCCTACTCCACAAAAATGGGCTATCAGACGGCTTTGACAGCTGCGAGGACAGCTCTTGCCGAGAAAAAGACTACCGAAAGCAAACTTCAAAATGCCGCAAAAAGATTAGGTATTCGGCCACTCCTTATAAAAAATTGGGAGGCAATAACGACAAAATGA
- a CDS encoding nucleotidyl transferase AbiEii/AbiGii toxin family protein, with protein MKTSLSTPQIKSIEAKILNISRTTGRSSMETRTLFLLERAVARILLDSLLQDHLVFKGGYVALRIYQSTRFTSDIDAVIKGLSPEEAIQRIKNAVDHDMGDGAWFVWEGEDTLQTQGEYGGRRLTFRAGIGDIPAKLKNALIVNIDLGIGDPVTPGPFKTETTCTLGEGSLSWQVYPIETMLAEKIHALVVLGDNNSRSKDVYDIDLFWPQANIENLRLALEATFNFRGDRVPKSFADTIRSIDTTLLKRGWVTATLSLKERPKFESVMESLLEKIGQI; from the coding sequence ATGAAAACCTCTTTATCAACTCCTCAGATAAAATCAATAGAAGCGAAGATTTTGAACATCTCTCGCACGACCGGTCGTTCTTCGATGGAAACGCGAACCCTCTTCCTTCTGGAGCGAGCCGTAGCACGAATACTTCTCGATTCTTTGCTTCAAGACCATCTTGTTTTTAAGGGAGGATATGTCGCGCTCCGTATTTACCAGTCTACTCGATTCACGTCTGATATCGATGCTGTCATAAAAGGACTTTCCCCGGAAGAAGCTATTCAACGAATTAAAAATGCCGTTGATCATGATATGGGGGACGGAGCGTGGTTTGTCTGGGAGGGAGAAGATACCTTGCAAACCCAGGGCGAATATGGAGGTCGACGCCTAACTTTTCGAGCTGGAATCGGTGATATACCTGCCAAGCTCAAGAACGCTTTAATTGTGAATATCGATCTTGGAATTGGTGATCCTGTAACGCCTGGACCTTTCAAAACGGAAACAACGTGTACTCTCGGGGAAGGGAGCTTGTCATGGCAGGTTTATCCAATAGAGACGATGTTGGCGGAAAAAATTCATGCTCTGGTTGTTCTGGGAGACAACAACTCACGATCCAAGGACGTCTACGATATCGATTTATTCTGGCCACAGGCAAATATCGAAAATCTGCGACTGGCGTTGGAAGCCACCTTTAATTTCCGCGGCGATCGAGTGCCTAAGTCATTTGCCGATACAATTCGATCCATTGATACCACGCTACTCAAAAGGGGGTGGGTGACGGCAACGCTCTCTCTTAAGGAAAGGCCCAAGTTTGAGTCTGTGATGGAATCGCTGTTGGAGAAAATAGGACAGATATAG